The following proteins come from a genomic window of Geothrix edaphica:
- a CDS encoding prepilin peptidase translates to MPFLDLPPWILSLFLTPFGLLLGSFSNVLIHRLPQEAPEDRNVVTKASHCPSCKAKIKPWHNVPLFGWLWLRGKCAACGWRIPFRYPLVELLGGLILGGAHWLFPFGTLIWLKAVICAYALLVLFFTDFTEMILPDAIQFPLMVLGVLCALPQLAWPETLVKAWGRGDTLIQALAFHNGLQPAPAYHGFEPTVTWQASLLGLAIGYGAPALLNLVYKAIRKTDGLGMGDFKMLAWLGAFWGWAPMLGVLFLGAGLGAAVGLPLMLTRRSGGQTMLPFGCFLALATPMVVFFGRALWLGYLGVVG, encoded by the coding sequence ATGCCGTTCCTCGACCTCCCGCCCTGGATCCTGAGCCTCTTCCTGACGCCCTTCGGGCTGCTCCTGGGCTCGTTCTCCAACGTGCTCATCCACCGGCTGCCCCAGGAGGCGCCGGAGGATCGCAACGTGGTGACGAAGGCCAGCCACTGCCCGTCCTGCAAGGCGAAGATCAAGCCCTGGCACAACGTGCCCCTCTTCGGCTGGCTGTGGCTGCGGGGGAAGTGCGCGGCCTGCGGCTGGCGCATCCCCTTCCGCTACCCGCTGGTGGAGCTGCTGGGCGGCCTGATCCTGGGCGGCGCGCACTGGCTCTTCCCCTTCGGCACGCTCATCTGGCTCAAGGCCGTGATCTGCGCCTACGCCCTGCTGGTGCTCTTCTTCACGGACTTCACCGAGATGATCCTGCCGGATGCGATCCAGTTCCCCCTGATGGTCCTGGGCGTCCTCTGCGCCCTGCCCCAGCTGGCCTGGCCCGAGACCCTGGTGAAGGCCTGGGGACGGGGGGACACGCTCATCCAGGCCCTGGCCTTCCACAACGGCCTCCAGCCCGCCCCGGCCTACCACGGCTTCGAACCCACGGTCACCTGGCAGGCCAGCCTCCTGGGCCTGGCCATCGGCTATGGGGCGCCAGCCCTGCTGAACCTGGTCTACAAGGCCATCCGCAAGACCGACGGCCTGGGCATGGGCGACTTCAAGATGCTCGCCTGGCTTGGCGCCTTCTGGGGCTGGGCCCCCATGCTGGGGGTCCTCTTCCTGGGCGCGGGCCTGGGCGCCGCCGTGGGGCTGCCCCTGATGCTCACCCGCCGCTCCGGGGGCCAGACCATGCTGCCCTTCGGCTGCTTCCTGGCCCTGGCCACGCCCATGGTGGTGTTCTTCGGGCGGGCGCTGTGGCTGGGGTACCTGGGCGTGGTGGGCTGA
- a CDS encoding ion channel, with translation MASPFRGPSLPDDLGLGLQGRAGRGVNKDGSFNVRRLGLPRFRAYDLYHHLITMGWGPFLGLLFLAFLLTNAVFALLYLGIGMEHFTRPGGETLPGRLEDAFFFSAQTLTTVGYGHISPRGTLASSAAALESLLGLLSFALATGLLYGRFSRPQACLRFSTRAVVAPYRQITGFMFRLVNMRSNQLIEVEATVSLSFEDPGSSMRRYTLLPLERSKIHLFPSNWTVVHPIDEGSPLHGMTAEDLRRAKAEFIVLIKAFDDTFSQTIYARTSYTADEVQWGTRFQPMIFAATDGMTELDVGRLDALEETLSPAGSAPSAPRRSPRDG, from the coding sequence ATGGCCTCCCCCTTCCGCGGACCCTCTCTCCCTGACGACCTCGGCCTGGGCCTACAGGGGAGGGCCGGTCGAGGGGTCAACAAGGACGGCTCCTTCAACGTGCGCCGCCTGGGCCTTCCCCGCTTCCGGGCCTACGACCTCTACCACCACCTCATCACCATGGGCTGGGGCCCCTTCCTGGGGCTCCTGTTCCTGGCCTTCCTCCTGACCAACGCCGTATTCGCCCTGCTCTACCTCGGCATCGGGATGGAACACTTCACCCGGCCGGGCGGCGAGACGCTCCCGGGCCGGCTGGAAGATGCGTTTTTCTTCAGCGCCCAGACGCTCACCACCGTGGGCTACGGGCACATCAGCCCCAGGGGGACCCTCGCCAGCTCCGCGGCGGCCCTGGAGTCCCTCCTCGGGCTCCTCAGCTTCGCCCTGGCCACCGGCCTCCTGTATGGGCGATTCTCCCGACCTCAGGCCTGCCTGCGCTTCAGCACCAGGGCCGTGGTGGCCCCCTATCGGCAGATCACGGGCTTCATGTTCCGCCTCGTCAACATGCGCAGCAACCAGCTCATCGAAGTGGAGGCCACGGTGAGCCTGTCCTTCGAGGATCCGGGCTCCAGCATGCGCCGGTACACCCTGCTGCCGCTCGAGCGCTCGAAGATCCACCTCTTCCCATCCAACTGGACCGTGGTGCACCCCATCGACGAGGGGAGCCCCCTGCATGGCATGACCGCCGAGGATCTGCGCCGCGCCAAGGCCGAGTTCATCGTCCTCATCAAGGCCTTCGACGACACTTTCTCGCAGACCATCTACGCCCGGACCTCCTACACCGCCGATGAGGTCCAGTGGGGTACCCGGTTCCAACCCATGATCTTCGCGGCGACAGACGGCATGACTGAACTGGATGTGGGACGCCTGGATGCCCTGGAAGAGACGCTCAGCCCTGCTGGCTCAGCTCCATCAGCACCCCGCCGGTCTCCGCGGGATGGATGA
- the mce gene encoding methylmalonyl-CoA epimerase → MKLLRINHLGIATPGLDEAMARMARLFDMGSDHTEAVPEQKVATAFFPVGESTLEFLESTDPEGPIGKFLAKRGPGIHHVCFEVDDIDAAVAGLLAKGVRMIDQAPRNGAHGCRVAFIHPAETGGVLMELSQQG, encoded by the coding sequence GTGAAGCTGCTGCGCATCAACCACCTGGGCATCGCGACGCCGGGCCTGGACGAGGCCATGGCGCGCATGGCGCGCCTCTTCGACATGGGCTCCGACCACACCGAGGCCGTGCCCGAGCAGAAGGTGGCGACCGCCTTCTTTCCGGTGGGCGAGAGCACCCTGGAGTTCCTGGAGAGCACCGATCCCGAAGGCCCCATCGGCAAGTTCCTGGCGAAGCGCGGCCCCGGCATCCACCACGTCTGCTTCGAAGTGGACGACATCGACGCCGCCGTGGCCGGGCTCCTGGCCAAGGGCGTGCGCATGATCGACCAGGCCCCGAGGAACGGCGCCCACGGCTGCCGCGTGGCCTTCATCCATCCCGCGGAGACCGGCGGGGTGCTGATGGAGCTGAGCCAGCAGGGCTGA
- a CDS encoding DUF2492 family protein, translating into MSEPLYGHDLLSLLVEKGGSCRLEELRAASVAAHGPAATYCNCHGDTFDFDGVLAFLGSKGKIQVAGGTVTLGMAPACQH; encoded by the coding sequence ATGTCCGAACCCCTCTACGGCCACGACCTGCTGTCCCTGCTGGTGGAGAAGGGCGGGAGCTGCCGCCTGGAGGAGCTGCGCGCCGCCTCCGTCGCCGCCCACGGCCCCGCGGCCACCTACTGCAACTGCCATGGGGACACCTTCGACTTCGATGGCGTCCTGGCCTTCCTGGGCAGCAAGGGCAAGATCCAGGTGGCTGGGGGTACGGTGACGCTGGGGATGGCCCCCGCTTGCCAGCACTGA
- a CDS encoding peptidylprolyl isomerase: protein MSAQAPVPAPTPAATPVPVPAPLPAPLAKPRVQLLTSYGPIVVELEPELAPKTVENFLQYVKDGHYKGTIFHRVIEGFMVQGGGLLENLEEKPMRAPILNEAPQTFRAGLKNTRGTIAMARTGSPHSATAQFYINTVDNKALDHRDLSEEGYGYCVFGRVVAGMDVVDKIEKVRTEWRKGQSGVPQYPVRLKDAVLLPPQ, encoded by the coding sequence CTGTCCGCCCAGGCGCCCGTCCCGGCGCCCACGCCAGCGGCCACGCCGGTGCCTGTTCCTGCGCCCCTTCCCGCGCCCCTGGCCAAGCCGCGGGTGCAGCTGCTCACCAGCTACGGTCCCATCGTGGTGGAGCTGGAGCCGGAGCTGGCCCCGAAGACCGTGGAGAACTTCCTTCAGTACGTGAAGGATGGCCACTACAAGGGCACCATCTTCCACCGCGTCATCGAGGGGTTCATGGTTCAGGGCGGCGGCCTGCTGGAGAACCTGGAGGAGAAGCCCATGCGGGCGCCCATCCTCAACGAGGCCCCCCAGACCTTCCGGGCCGGCTTGAAGAACACCCGCGGCACCATCGCCATGGCCCGCACGGGGTCGCCCCACAGCGCCACGGCCCAGTTCTACATCAACACCGTGGACAACAAGGCCCTCGACCACCGGGACCTGAGCGAGGAGGGCTACGGCTACTGCGTCTTCGGCCGGGTGGTGGCGGGCATGGACGTGGTGGACAAGATCGAGAAGGTGCGGACCGAATGGCGCAAGGGCCAGTCCGGGGTGCCCCAGTACCCCGTGCGGCTCAAGGACGCCGTACTGCTGCCGCCGCAGTAG